ATATTTGGGTTCTGAATCTCTAAACATATGTATATGCATGCATAAGTGACAAGAAAAGCACCCTTGCATAAAATTTGTAAATAGAAAGAACATATTCTAGATTTAGAGTTTTACTTATGTTTCTACAGCACCCTAATAATTTGAATAATATATTATGCGGAGGTTTTGTAACTATATATTAGGGTTCTGAATCTCTGAAGATATGTAAATGCATGTATAAGTGACGAGAAAAGCACACTTGCATAAAATTTGTCAATATAAAGAACATATTCTAGATTTAGAGTTTTACTTGTGTTTCTACAGCACCCTAATAGTTTGATAGCACAAATCGGGATAGGTTGCAGTAACGTATATATCCCTATTTTCTATTGAGTCTGGCACTTGATGTTAGACTTGGATGCTCAATGCTGAGTTTGCAAGTCACCAGGTTGGGCTTTGGAGGACATGGTTGAGATGTTTGCGAGTTTAGATTTTGCATCGTAATTGTCCACCCAGATTGAATCCTCAAGATGCTCTACATGTGTAGAGGATCTTCACAAATTTGTTGCTGCTGAATTTGGGATTTCTGCTGGCATATTGGCATTAATTTACGAGTATCTACATGTACCAGCAGGATTTCGTCCTGATGCTCGGGTCTAATGGGTTGGATGATACCAGTTTTCTTCTCAAACTCTTAAGTTTTTTCTTTGTGATGAATTTGGTTGAGCTCCGATGATGAATGATGAATTTCTttgatgcatatcattttcgTTCCAATTTCTGAAGCTTTGTCAATTTTTAATGACAGCTTCTATGTGGAACTCACGGATCTGAGGAGGTCAAGGCCCTTTCCATTTTGCTTCTTGCTCGTTGtagttatgtttttttttgtttggataaattttatggttttttttctttcctcatGTTTATATAATTCTTTTGTTTAAGTAAATAGAGAGCCCTTAGCCTAGGTCTAAGGCTCCCTCATCTTTGAGGACTAACTCCAAAGACTCATCAGAAAAGAGAAGACTtaaaaattgaagaacaatATTGAAGAGATGATGGACTCTTGATAGCTCTTGATAGATTTGGGAGGTGAGAAATTGGTACCAAACCTCTTCCTTTTTTATTCACAAGGTGGCCAAAAGGACCCAAGCAATCAAATAAAACTAACTAGGAGAAGAAAACTTAGATCTTACAACTCTATCTCTGCTAACTTCACCAGTGTCCTCCTCAACTAAAGCTGAATAGTAGTATCCAAGAACACAGTTCTTCTAGAGCAATTGATGCCATCTTTAGCCAAACTATCTGCCactgtttctttttcttttttcttcaagtctatgatttgtttttggtGGTCAATCTACATGAACATGTGATGTCTTCTTTATACAAAGTGATGTAGATAATAGGATATGGGGCTCAATTTATTACTTCTTCTTTGATACAATATTGGGGCTTGATTTTTTGCAAGCAGATGTCCTTCAGGGTTAAATTTATGGCTTATGGCATTTCTCCGATGAAAAATTGCATATTTGAGTTTATGCTTCTCTTTCAAGCTTTTCCCTTTTCTGATTTGTTCCTGGTCTGAAGTTCTTTCCAACTATGCacgaaaaaacaaaattaattttaacaaGGAAAAATGAAACGTTGAGAATCAAGTAGAAAGGGTGGGGCTCTATATCTGTCAAGGTTTGTGGAGATATCTTCCAGCAAATAATGCAGCCTCCATCACGATTGTGATGACTTCCACAACATCCTCAACTTTGCATTTGCTACCTTTGAAGGTTCGTCCTTTTGCATTTTTGAACTGTGACATGCATTTTAGAAAATTTTGGCTGCACTCTGAACTCAGATAGTCATCTGCACCACATCATTTGCaattttttatcaatttgTTCTAGTTGCTTATATGAATCTCTCACACACAACccaacaaataaaaaattatgaaatagAAAAAACAGTGGTTAACTTTTCTGTATGAATCATGCACAACTAGACAAAAATCTAGACTTGTTAATATCAGTAACCTAATCTTGTATCATATCATCTAAATTTTAGTAAGTTTTGGCTGCATTAGTCCCATATCTGTATGACACTACCGACAGTAAGAAATTTAAGATCATCTTGTGAGTTGTCCCTCTCATTGTTAACCTATATGACTATTCTATGGTTATTTATTATGATGAATCAGATGGGGCTCCCTCTAGAGCATAAAGACATAGAAGTACCCATCCTAGCTTCAAGATTAGCTGAAAAAAATTGTACTAACCCCTTTTcctatttttgttgttttctttttgtttgcaATGTACACCAAATGCTCAATCAGATCCCGAGTTTAAAGTTATAAACCTAATGCCTCTTTCAACAAGAGGCCATCTGATACAATAATTTCAGACGACTAGTAGATCCTAAAGCTTAAGTTATTGAGAGTAGAAAtgataacaaacaaaaaaacacaaaaaaaaaaacaaaacaaaaattgaagaacATCAAAGAAAGAGAAGTGAAGTCCAAATTGACAGATTGAGAATTCAGAAATGAACTCACTGTGCTTAGATTGAACACAAGCATCATGCTGCATACAACAAGAATCTAAACCATCGCAGGGCTTCTCCCCAGGGCATCCACTATACAAAAGCCCACAATACTTTCCATATCTTAGCAATGGAGGCACTGTTAATtctcaaagaaaaaagaaactatGATCAACTTAGGACCATTacaaatcaattatattcttcacaagaattaaaagagaaaaaaaaaagaatcaagaGTAAATAAATCATCGGTACCTGTACAGAACTCAGATTCGCACGTTCTACTGCAATCTTTACTCTGCAAGTTTTTTAGCAGCAATAAGAATATTAACAGCAGACTTCAACAGAGCTAAACTTAAGGGCAATAATTATTTGATTAACTAAGAAGCAAACCAGAACAATAGAAGTATCTGTGTCTTGAACACCAATATTAAGGGCATGAACATGAGGGATGGAATGAACATAGAGGACAATTAGGATTACAAACTTCCATGACTGCCTAAGTAGATCAACCATGGTTGGATCAAAAGGCAAACTGTaataagagaaagaaagagctCTGACTTTTATAGAAAGAGTAACAGAGAAAGTGATGAGAGGTCTAGATGGAGCCTATGATATAAGCTATGGCGCTAGcttggaagaagaaagaggacTGTGAGAGATGGTTGAGTGAGAAACaccaagagagaaagagggttGGCGTTTTGTCTTGTAACGGCTCGTGATATGAATTTTTTGTAGCGTTGCTTCACGCCTCTCGCCAAAGCAGACACATCTTTAATCATAATTCACCTTCTAATTCTTTCAGTTTTCTTTGAATTAAGGGTTTAATCCTTCTCCACCTTCTGCGTCTTTCAGTTTTCTTTGACTTAATGGTTAAACCCTCTTCCACCTTCTGCTTCTTTCAGTTTTCTTTGAATCAAGGGTTTAATTATAACCATTTTCTATGGTAGAAGCTGGCCGATTCATATCATGAAAATTCATTCTTATTTGAGTTATTTGATTGATGAAGAACACTATTTTTATGACAACatgaaaaagtgaaaaaaaaaaacagagttaCAAAAGAGCAACGAACAAAATAACACAGAAGTGTTCTTTCAAGAATCATGAGGAACTTCCTAGCTCCCTTAATTCTCTACAATCCTCCCACGTAAACTATCTGCGAAAATTAGTTCGCTTTCAATTCCAGACACATGCGTGTGTATATTTAGGTTGGTGACATAACAAATTGTTATATCGGTTCGTCCACGTCAATAAGTTGCCAAGTCTCGTGAACACATCCTTACAAGTTGCCTAGTTGGTGATGGCCAAACTAAAAGATAGCCTAGACAGGAAAGAAAGGAAATGATAAAATCCTAGAGcactgtttttatttttggataGTTTCCCAATAGCCAAATTACAACTAGCTGGTTTGTGCATGTACGAAATATTTGCAGCAATTCTGCAAGTTTAAATCAAGTTGTAGATTCTTTGGTCATTTTTCCTTTATATTTCAATTCCATATATTCCTTTACATGTGCAACACCTAATGTTTGGTGCATCAAAATCTTACCATAATTAAGGTTTAAAGTGAATTCGATCCCTAACACTTCTCTTTACGTTTCAGACTTGTGCAAAATGACCTGTTGTCAAAGTTATGTAGATCAAACTAAAGAAAGGGCAATTCAAATTCAGACCTTGGACCCAGAAAAAAATTTGAAGCCAGTAAAACCTGAAATTTCTTGGTCCGCTTCCTGCTTTTATTGTTTAGTCATATGCATGGCCAAATCATGATACGTTATACACAAAGATGAAAGTTAATTGTAAAGCAATAACCCTTAAAATCGTAGGAacctaataaaaaaattaaggatAATGAGATAGACATAGTTATTCGCACTGATCCAGGATAAAAAGTTAATGAGCTCGTTGATTTACCATCGCAGCTTCAGTCTCATTGAGAGGCTTAATTTCTCCTTTGGACGTGGCAACTTCCAAAACTGTTCTGATGGTGTTGTGATCGGGAACCCGACCACGGCTACCTACTTCGAAAACATTCCGGCGTGAAGCACCATCGACCACGCAAGAAAGCGAAGCGAATGCAAACCCAAGAAGCATTACGTTATAAACACCCTTCTTGAGCTCCATTTTTGGGCCAAATCTTCTTGCCATAGCCATTACGATCTTATAGCTCGGGTGTTCTATCCGGTCGCTTGGGTCGCATAGAAGGACTCATATGCCTCAAATGAAGAAGTCCTCCTATGACGGGATCTGGATTTCTCTTAAAATCTCTTTGAAGTTTGTCTATGTATGCCTTTTAATATTCCTTGCACCTCTTCTATTGTTTTGTCTAAAAGTAGTTACTTCCCTCTATCTAATTTTAGAGCTTCAAACGGAAAACTACCTCAAAACAATGTAATCTTGTTATTTCCAATGGTCATTAATCTATGTTTAGCCATGGCTCTAGCTTAGTTAGCTATCCAAATATGTCTAACCATAGTAAAAGAATTGGGATTTTTCCTCTTGTCGAGTACGTACTTGTTAGCTAGTGAGGGTTACTTCGTTAACTGTGACTCTGTGAGCATAACTTCACAACCTGAATCTGTTAACACTCAATTAGTTAACGAGAAATTCTGAGATGAAGGTGTTCCAACTTCCAAGTTCTTGTATGACATGACACTACTAGATTTTGGAGCAATGGGCACGGACACAATTCCGTCTCTACTGACCTTATAGCGGACAGACTCAGTCCCTATTGATGTTCATCTAGGATTATCAATTTTCAAGATTTGGATTATATGAAAAAGATGCATGTTTTCCATACAACTTGATACTACATTACAGTAGAGTTACCAAGGAAAATTTACAAATCTGGATCCTCAATTACATTCCTCGAACATCATAGCAGATGAAATCCacaatactatatatatagtagtcATCCTAATACGTTGGATacaatgtattgaaattagatttggATGGAAGTACCCCTAACATTACTAACTTTTCTCATATGTTCAACAACTCTGAGGAATGACAATACTCATAAAATGGGAATGAAATGTAAATTGGAGAATAAGATTATAATTTGCAAGTAACAGAGTCAAGTTAATGAACTACTTGCCTCTGTTTCAAAACTCTACAACTGATTCCAAACCCAGATTGATCAACTTCAACATAGAGCAACATGCAACTGTCGTTAGTCAAATGGAGTTCATAAATAATGAGTTAAAGTAACATAAAATACATAACAGTCTCATATTAATataaaagatgaacatagagcTGTCAAAGATTTGATATCTCTTCTACAAGTGACAAGAATGACCAGATGCTCCTAAGCTGTAGCTCCTacccaaaacaaaataattcaaACTAGACTTACAAATACTTGGAATAATAAAGCAAGCTACAATACTTTTAgcaaaaattttattttataagcCTACTCTATAATGGTAAGGTACTTGGTAATTGGAAAAGTACatgaatgaaaacaaaaacaaaaactgaaaaacatTCGGACACTTACCAGCAGCTGAGTAAACATATAGATGGCTTGCCTTTAGTCTCTCAATCATCATCAAGCATCCTAGACCCTCCATGACCTTATCTACTTGTTAGTCGTGGTGTTTGTCTATAACTGCATGGAGTATGACAGAATTACATGAGAAAACTAATTCCTAACAAACTAACATGCATTAAGggtgaaaaaataaatgattagATTAAGATAAAGaattagggctgttaatcGGTCTCAGTTTCTTAAGGAACCGTTGGAACCGAACCGATTAATAACAGTTCTATTTGGTTCctataagaaaaaataatgTCACCCATTAGAACTGAACCGTTTGTATACAGAtcggttcagttcggttcTAGTTTTTAAAAAACACAAGAACCGTTGGATTTAAAGCCATTACAATACTGACTGTTAGATTCACTTAGATCAGTACATGTCTGTGTTCCCTTCAAACCTCCGTCGCGAACTCGCTCTTAGGAGCCTCTCACCTCTTCGTTCCCAAAGGCAAAGCCGCAAAGCCTCTCAACTCTTCCACCTCCGCCGAGTCTTTCAGCCCTCCACTGCCTCCACCTCCCTCATCCCTTCCATCTTTGACAATCGGACACTaacctctccctctcttccaCCTCCGACCGCGACGTCCGCTTCCACCATCACTGCGCCAATCCGAGCACCATCGCTTCCAATTGCGCCAATCCATCCGCGTTCGAATGCAATGGCGTCAACCTCGGCTCGCCTCCAATTTGATTTTAAGGTTTGTGGTTTCTTCTTTGGACCTTTCACATATGATAAATATGTAACAACATCTTGTATTGATTGGGTTTTGTGATTACTTAAAGCATGAATGTGATTTAGAGATTATAGTTTTGATCAGTAAATTGGGAtttgattttagtttttttatatTCATGTTTGTTTTGGGGCGTTCTCTTTCAAGATTACGAGCTGCTCCCATTTCTTGTTTATAACCCAATCAATACTTAGTGATTCAATGGCGCCACACATATGATAAATATAAACTAATTGAATTACTAGCACTCTGTTGTGTTCACTGAGACACTAGGCCTATTAGCACAAACACGAAACGTTCAATTGAAATAAAGTTTTCTTTAGAGTCTAAGGGCAGAGATGAAGCAATATGGAAAGTAAAGTTTTCAGATTAGTGATGTATTGTCATTGGTGTTGGTTAGCAAATTGGAATCATGCAAATTGAGGTTTGAGAGATGGTTTCTGATCATGTTACAACTTTAGTATGAATTTTGGTTTCACAAGAGGAGTCTTCAATGGTAAATCTTGGGGGCTAGGGGTTCATCCAATCGAGTTCACGTACATAGACTGTAGTTCCATGATTGATGAGTTCATGTACATAGACTGCATTATTTTTATCTTCTCTGCCTATAAATGTTTTGACTAATAGTAGTATATAATCAGTAGTATTAGAGGATCTGATGTCTCTTTTGCATCTCAATTTGGTTATTGGTTTATTGCTATTGAGTTTGACATATGGagatttattgatttaatatGAGTTGAGTTTGAAAATGAAGGATGTTTCTTACTTTCTGCTTTACTCCTTTCTGATCCATGAATGCCAAATTCTAGTATTGTGAGTTGTATGAGATGTAATAGACTTTCTGCTTTGCTCCTCTCTGATCTGATGTCTATTGTTTGATACTTGTTTGAATTGCGTTATGAGATTGCAAGTAGATGTGGAACTCAGCTAAATGTTACTAAGTTACTATCTTAATATAAAGACAGATTATAGAGTTCCCAGTTTTTAATCGTATATGCAGAGTTTCAGCCGGAACCGGAACATAACCGTTTGGTTTGGTTCCTAACGGTTCCTACTttgaaaaacacaaaaaccGAACTATTTAAATAACACGGTTCGGTTTACGGTTCCAGCTATTTTTAGCGATTTTAGATCGGTTTACAGCCCTATAAAGAATAGAATCGATGACTGTTACCTATACACAATATACACAATAGGTCACCTACCACCGCGCTTTTTGATTCGATGGCCATCTGTggcgttttgtgaattaggcggccgcctaggTGGTCCTAGGCGGTTCTAGGAGGCCTTATTTAGTCCTAGACGGTCTAATTGGCCCTATTTAGTCCTAGGCGGTCAACTATAATTTGACattaaaaagaaactaaaagagGCCGCAACTCTCACTCTTtgtctattttctgaaaactgaatctcatcaacagaagaagaggaaagaaatatgaatattaaatTTGAGTATGATATTGAATGAGTTAAGAAATAAGTTGGAGagaaataaattgagatttagtattattgtatttgttttattatttatcttttcttcaaatattttttatggattttctatttaagttatgtgaatttatattattttaagtatttttaaaattaatattaaacatcattatatatttttaatcattaaaatagtttaaatatatgtataaaaataaataaatatttaataattcaaaattgCCTAGGCGCTGCCTAGGAGACTGCCTAGccgtctaggcgctaggaggtagTTGTCCAGCTGCATACCGCCTAacgctttttagaacattgcctATACAACAGAAACATGAATATCAAGTTAATTGATTTTGCCTACAAAAGAACATGCAAATGATTCCATTAGCATTTTTAGACTTTTTAGATGAGAATGATATTCAGTATCGCCTTTAATCTAACAGTTAATTACATCAACGAAAAGCACAAATACAAGTGTCCTCACTAACCCTTCGTCAAGGAGTTGACCCTTCCCTAAAATATCTAGAATTCATATACTAAAGAACATATatctaaagaaaaagaaaaaagctcATGTTACATAAAATCAAATTACAAAATGAGAAGCATCCCAACGAATGCTTACCTTCCCAGCAGAAATATTATTTAGTGTTTTAATCAGCTCCATACGAGTTTCAAGATCAGGTGTTTGATCAATATATTGCATTGCTTACTGGACTAATGCAGTTACGGCCAACATAGAAACAAACCTTATCACAATGACAATCATACCACAAAGACTTAAGGAAATTTTTCCGATATACTAATTATCCATGAAAACAAAGATGCGTACAAAGCTAATTAAGTTATGGACCACACAATTACCAATTCAACACAGGTTTGTAAAGAGTGCTTTAATAGACAAGCACCCTCCCAAATAAGTTTTGATTAATTGGAACCTTTCCCAATTGGTTTTATCTAACAAAAGGTAGATAGATTCTGAACTGATACTTCTGCTCACACTTTAGCTGGTCAATTGATAGATGAATAAggattagatttttttttctgtcatGTGGGAGCTAGTGAATTATTTAAAAACTCTGAAGTTGGTCAGATTATAATACAAACATTGGATTTGGGAGTGCAACACATTTAACGGCTATTGCAGATGGGCATGCCCCATCTGGGTCATTCCCCTGAACTTGGTATTCAAGGCATTGCAACTTCCCTAATTCTTTTCTTCTGATAGTGTAGTTGTTTAATAACTTTTGGCCTTCATAAACCTATATCAGATTTGTCACAGTTGCTTTTCAGAATCAATGCCCCGATGAAACCTAAAAGATACATTATAACTAGCTAGGTCCTAATATAAACTTACACTTCACAGACCTAAACAACATAGATTCGAAACAACCAAAAGTTAACAAAATTGTCACCTGCTTGAGCTGGCCACGGCTCTTGGACAAGACCAGAATCTGGTCATTAAGGGTCTTCCACGCACCAGCTTTGAAGCAAAGCTCGAGAATTTCGGTGGCAGCCTTCTTGGTCCCGGCCAGGTCACCAGCGAGCCTCATTTGCTTCTCCACATTCAGCAATTTCTCTATCTGGGCGTCCAAGTCGCTTCCTCCTTCCTTAAAAATCCAAAATTATCACATTAACCATAACAACTAAAAAAATCAACAGCAACAAATTCAATCACTTATTCTCTTCTTCCACATCTGCATAAAAGCCAACTGCCTTACCATTGTTCGAGATCAAGCCGTGAACACGAAACCTTCGCAAGACCCGTGAAATAAGTGGAGCACATAAATTAGTGCCAAAGTAAATATTGAGTAAGCTCCATCAATCCGATTAAAACAAACACATTGGAATACGAGTATAACCTAGAAAACTGATTATAGCAGCCCTAATTTTATGATTATAGTATAACATCGTTTGGTGGGTGTTTGCCACTCGCCGTTGGATGGAGGCAGACgacgggagagagagagagagagagagagagagagagagagagagagagagagaggaaaagaGGAGAGTGAAGACACTGGTGTTGAAAATTGTCTTGATATTGGGCGAAACTAAAGAGGGACGGACATATTGATTTTTTCTAATTACAAAAATTTGCGACTAAATGACACCAACAGTTCCCATGGACTAATATCTGCGACGGTTTGAGTGACCGTCCCCAATGGGTCCGTCCCTATTGATCAAATAGCTTGTAGTGTGATACTTCAGAATTTAGCGTCCACATGCATACTAAGCCGAATTAAACCTAAACTGTTCGACACATTGTTTGGCATGTGATCAATCAGGAAACTTGAAATTTGCATTCAGAGTATACGATCCTATACAGTACCAACCAAAAGCAAGAAGAGAACATGGATTAATAGATACGTACATAGTTTAACCATCTGtagtttttctttctctctttcatgCTCTTGTTCGTTATGGTTCAAAGCTAGAGGAGCTTCCATCCTTTACCTCCATCCATATTGAACTTCTTAAGTCTTCCGAAAACCATGACAGCGATGAGAACTATTTTCCCTCCATCACTCCATCTTCCTGAAAATCCATACCATTTATCCTGGCAATCGCCGTTAGGGTTGAGCTGTCGTTTACAACTATATCCCGTCGTAAACCCTACATTTCCGTAAGCACTGCAGCACATGGtaaatcaacaaaatttaGAAGCTATGATGCTGCTTAACGTGTAATATCACTAATATGAAATACCGATACTTAATTTGTCTGTAAATATTGTGAAATAAGACGTATACTGTATAATGCTAAATAACTTAATTAACTAGTGCATGCTAATACAGTAATACCATTGTCATTTAGCATCATGTCATTattcgatatatatatttggtgaatCAAACTCATTATTCCGATAATCCGATATTCCTATTAGCACTAATTTAGGACTAATATGCTGTTGCCATGTTCTCAACGTACATGCATGCGAGTAATATATGTAATAACTTAATTCAGCATGTAATCATGTTATATTGGCAGTGCGAGGGACACTGTTCAATTCTTTACCTGATGACTTCAAGCACTATATTGAGTACATTGAAATTAAGGGGATCTTCTTTCAAGCTTTTCCTCTCAGTTATGCAGATTAGGATGATAAAGATGGTCAAATAAGAAAGCTGTGAGAATATGAGATTCTCCATCATGAGCttccctcttttctttttccttatcTGGTCATGAGCTTGTACATCATATTGATCATATTCTTTA
This is a stretch of genomic DNA from Argentina anserina chromosome 4, drPotAnse1.1, whole genome shotgun sequence. It encodes these proteins:
- the LOC126792901 gene encoding phospholipase A2-alpha; this encodes MVDLLRQSWKFVILIVLYVHSIPHVHALNIGVQDTDTSIVLSKDCSRTCESEFCTVPPLLRYGKYCGLLYSGCPGEKPCDGLDSCCMQHDACVQSKHNDYLSSECSQNFLKCMSQFKNAKGRTFKGSKCKVEDVVEVITIVMEAALFAGRYLHKP
- the LOC126792902 gene encoding 26S proteasome non-ATPase regulatory subunit 12 homolog B-like, which gives rise to MEGGSDLDAQIEKLLNVEKQMRLAGDLAGTKKAATEILELCFKAGAWKTLNDQILVLSKSRGQLKQVCFYVGRNCISPVSNAIY